The nucleotide window AACTCTTTATGAGGAAAATAGAAAAATAAAGAAAGAATTTTTCTATAGCTTGCAACAGCTTTATCAAGAATATGTTCCGATTAAAATTCATAGAAGTGCTGCTATCCAGAAGATGATTACTTATAGATTAGCGCCCCAGGAGAGCGAAAGATATTATAATGAATATTTAAAAGTGGCTGAAGTTATTGAAGGTATTGAAAACATAAAGACAACATAAATATTTGTAAACTGGTTTACAAATATTTATGTTGAAGGAATAAAAATGAAAATAGACATACTTAATACTATTAAAAGTAGGGTGGGGGATGTAACTCGAGTTGAGAGTGATTCTGGCAAAGAAAAGGCTCGATTAAGATATAGGCAGCTTAAGGAAGAAATTAAGGCCCGGACCTTAGAAGAAGCTGTTAATAGGGTAGAATTGGCCAAAGCGCTTTATGAGATAAAGAAGAATAAATTATACAGATTCGATGGATATGATAATTTTTATGAATTTTGCCTAGACTATAAATTCAGTAGAACTATGATATACAGATATATTAAAATAGGTGCTTATTTAGAAAAAGAGAATATAAGCGAGCAAGATATTATGCAGAG belongs to Borrelia hermsii DAH and includes:
- a CDS encoding chromosome replication/partitioning protein, whose amino-acid sequence is MKIDILNTIKSRVGDVTRVESDSGKEKARLRYRQLKEEIKARTLEEAVNRVELAKALYEIKKNKLYRFDGYDNFYEFCLDYKFSRTMIYRYIKIGAYLEKENISEQDIMQSSLNKIINDIRVKKSPPECKPVIIRFNLEDKEKQLVLVKNKQKLEKFLLKHLLDNWESFMI